Within Micromonospora parathelypteridis, the genomic segment GCTCGACGATCACCGGCTGGCGCCAGCCCGGGTCACGGGAAAGGTCGGCCAGCGCGAACGTGGCAATCTCGTCGGTTACGGGTGAAGCCGTTCCGAATGGTGGCGCGGGGGAGGAACCGGTGGAGACCATCGCTAGCGACGTTAGCCCGAACCGCAGGTCACCGCATCCTCATCGACGCGCGAAGCGGAATCCGTGCCTCGCAGCGGCTTGTCGTCATCCCGGCGGCCGGGCTACGTTACCCGGCGGTAGCGCCGTCCGGTCCGTGATCGCCCGGCGCCCCGCCGGCCGCCCAACCGGCCGACGGCCCCCGCCGACTCGCGATGGGATGGGCATGACGCAGCTGTTCTCGGTCGAAGGTAAGACGGTCCTGGTCACCGGCGGGTCGCGGGGGATCGGTCTGATGATCGCCCAGGGCTTCGTCCGGGCCGGCGCACACGTGATCATCTCGTCCCGCAAGGCCGACGTCTGCGAAGCGGTCGCCAAGGAACTCTCCGCCGAGGGCCGCTGCGAGGCCATCCCCGTCGACCTGGGCGACGACGCCGGCGCCGAGGCGCTGGCCGCGGCCGTGCGCGAGCGGGTTGGTCACCTCGACGTGCTGGTCAACAATGCCGGCGCGACCTGGGGCGCACCCCTGGAGTCGTACCCGGAGGCCGCGTTCGACAAGCTCTGGGCGGTCAACGTCAAGGCCGTCTTCCGGCTCACCACCGCGCTGCTGCCGGCGCTGCGCGCCGCCGCCAGCGCCGACGACCCGGCCCGCGTGATCAACATTGGGTCGATCGACGGCATCCGGGTGCCGTTCATGGAGGTGTACGCGTACTCGGCCACCAAGGCGGCCGTCCATATGCTCACCCGCAGCCTGGCCCATCAACTGGCCGGCGAGCAGATCACCGTCAACGCGATCGCGCCCGGCCCGTTCGAGAGCAAGATGATGGCGTTCGCCCTGAACGACCCCGAGAGCCGGGCCGCCATCGAGCAGCAGGTGCCGCTCGGCCGCATCGGACGCCCGGAGGACATGGCCGGCACGGCCATCTACCTCTCGTCGCGCGCCGGCGCGTACCTCACCGGCGCGATCATCCCCGTCGACGGCGGCATCACCACGCACGGCTGAGCACCGGCCGACCCGGGGCGGGCCTGCCCGCGTACACCCCCGGGTGTGCCGGGGCCGCGCGGACTCGGCAGATCCGCGCGGCCCCGAAATGGCCGGTGTTGCCCGTTCGGGCGGTGGTCAGCGACCGGCGAGCAGCCGGTTCACCGCCGTGTCGACGTCCAGGTGCTCGGCCTCACGACCGCGCGGGACGACGACGTAGGTCCGTCGAAGGAAACGCACCAGAACGCTGCGCGGCACCTCGAAGAGGGCGTTGCCGTCCGGTGACGAGAGGGCCAGCGCGACGAAGTCGCCGCGCGGGGTGGCCCAGGGCCAGACCCGCACATCACCGATGCCGGCTGGCTCGTCCAGGCCGGTGACCAGCAGTTCGCGGGCGAAGGACCAGCTCACCGCCTCGCCACCGGCAGATTCGGCATGGAACAGGACATGGACCGCATACGGGTCAGCAGGGTCGTAGCGCAGACTGGCACGCACCGGCAAGGCGGTGGCGTCAGGTGCGACGAGCCTTAGCGACGTCTCGACCTCTACGGTCGTCGGTCGGATGACACTCATGGACGTTCTCCCCCCGGCACCGCTGCGGAACGCGCGTGTCCCGCTTTTCCCATACTCAGGTGCTACTCCTGGCTACGCTCCGCCATACGCTGACTTCACCCAGTGGTGGGAAGGGGGACGGAAAGGCCGCGTGAATGCGAGGATTCATGTAGGATTTCCGGTTCTGCCCAGTGCGTGATCCCGCCCGGCATCGGGTGGTTCAGTCGTCGACTTACTCCGGTAACGTCCAGTCGGCCGTTGCAGTGACGGGCCCGAGCGACACTGGGGGGTGAAATGGTGACGAAGGGATCCTCAGTGGATCCGCTTGCGACGTCCGGCCCGCCGAAGGTCGCGGTCCGAGCAACCAAAAAGCGGGGGTACGCAGTGCCGATGGAGCAGCCCGGACGCGCCGGTCGGCCGGCGCCCGACGCCGATCGCCCCGGTGGCGTCCTTGTGGACGGGGAGCCGCCACGTCGTCCTCGCTGGCGGGAGCGGATCTCGGTGACCCTCGACCTCATCCGCGCCAACCCCACCGGCCGGATCGCCCTCAAGATCTTCATTGCGATCGCCGGGGCAATCGTGGTGACCGTCGGCATCGCCCTCATCCCGCTGCCCGGGCCAGGCTGGCTGCTGGTCATCGCCGGGCTCGGCATCTGGGCCGTCGAATACCACTGGGCCCGCCGGCTGCTTGGCTTCACCCGCCGACACGTCCACGGCTGGACACAATGGGTGACGCGGCAGTCACTCGCAGTGCGAATCGTGCTCGGCGCCGTCGGCCTGGTCTTCGTGGCCACCGTGGTCTGGCTGTCCCTCAAATACAGCCTCGGCATCGACGTGGTGGCCAAGGTGATGCACTACCTCGCGACGCACTGACCCCGGATTTCCGGTCCGGTTCCACGATCGGGTAGAGTCAGTGGCGCTGAGGGCGATTAGCTCAGTGGGAGAGCGCTTCGTTCACACCGAAGAGGTCGCTGGTTCGATACCAGCATCGCCCACTCTCAGTTTCCGCAGTTCAGAGGCCGCTTCCCGAGTTCGGGAGGTGGCCTTTCTGCTGTCGTACAGCAGCTTTGTACAGCAGCGTTCAGCGGAAGGGTGACGACAAGGCGATGGGATGTCCGGCTGTGCTGTTACCTTGCCGGCGGTGAATGATCAGCTGACGTGGATCGACCGGATCATCGACGTGACCGGATGGCGCAAGGTGCCTGAGGACGGTGTCGGCTGGGAGCACGTGGAAGCCCAACTGGGCGTTCCGCTGCCGACGGACTTCAAGGAACTGTGCCGCCGGTTCGTTCCGGGGCGGTTCTACGCCTACCTGGACCTCCTCCGGCCGACCGACGATCATGCACAACCGCTGTTTCGGGCGTGGGCCTATTCTCGGCAGTGGCCAAGTGAGCCTGACTTCGCGCGGTTGTGGGCCCCCTACGAGATGTACGAGCCCGACAAGGGGACTGGGCTGATCCAATGGGGCAGTGATCAGACCGAAGGGGAGTACTACTGGCTGGCGGACCGCTCTATGGAGCCCGACCGGTGGCCTGTGGTCGCGCGGTGGGACGGCATCGAGCCGTGGCACCAACTCGACATGTCGACGGCCGAGTTCGTCTACCGGGTGATCGCGGATCCGGAGTTCAAGCCGTTTACGGTGGCCGACCCGCCGCGGCGACCGTTCTACCTGCCGCACTGGGGGCCGTTCCCGATGAGCGCTGAGGACTGGGATGCTCTCACCGACCCGAACCGCAAAGGCTGAGCTACCCTTCCGGGGCTGCCCTTCAGGGACGAGAGTCAGCGGCCGAGGGAGTCGCCAAGACGTTTGAGTGCTTCCCGCGTCGCCTTCGACGAGACCTGCGTGTAGATCTCCATCGTGATGGAGAACCGGGCGTGCCGGAGAACCTGCATGGCGACTCTCGGATGGACGTCCAGGTCGGCCAGGAGCGTGGCGCAGGTGCGGCGGGCGTCGTGGACGGTGATCGGCTTGACGGTGGTCTTCTCGCACCTCGCCTGCCACGACCGCTAGAGCACGTTGGCTTACGGGCCTGAGTGACGATCACGGCGCACACGGCTGGACGTAGGCGGACGATGAAGGACGCGAGCCCACGACGTGTGTCGGGGCTGGTTGACAGGTCCTCATCGTTGCCTGGGGGTCAAGGGGTCGTGGCGCTGGCTGGCCCTCGGACGCGCGGTCGTCCGGATGGCAGCCCTGACTGTCCTTAGGATCGGACCATGCCCGTGCCGATAGATGAGCTGATCGCTTACAGCGAGGGACGCTTAGACGACAGGGACGTCAGCCGTTTCCTGCGGGCCTACGAGCGCGATTGCGGCAGGCTGAGCTGGGTGGGCGAGAGGGCGGAAGCGTTCGACGAGGTCGACCGGGATGGCGCGCGCCAGATCGGGCTTACACACGCTTTTCTAGCGCCGGGGCCATGGGCGACGCCTGCGGTGGAACGGCGGTTCTTTGCCGAGGTCCGGTGGCTGGTGGCGTGGCTGGAGGAGATCTCAGGCGAGCTTGGATTGGTGTTTGCGCTTCGCTACAACGACCGTGATCTCGGTTGGATACGCCGGGGCGTCACCGACGACGCGATCAGCGAAGGGCTGATCGCCGTTTGGGAGCGCGACTTGGAGCGCTTGGAACGCGACTCGCCGAGGCGCTGAGTAAGGCCGTCGACTCGTGCGGTCAGGGCTGGTCCGAGGATCGCGAGCAGCCGCCCCACCCCGTGGGATCGCTGTCGACAGCAACGGTGACAGCAACGAAGCGGGACGGGGACAGCCGCCGACTGCCGGGCGCGGACAGTGGCCCGAGGTCGCGGATGCGACCGGACCCCGCCAGACGAAGCGCTCAGAACTTGTATGCGAGATGTCGCCAGCGGCGGCGATGATCGACGTAGAGCCACGTGGTGCGGCAGGATGGGTCGGTGAACGACGCGCAGGACGCCGACGAGGCTGTGAACCAAGGGTGGTTCTCGGTGCGGTGCGTTTTCCAATATGGCAGCGATGCGCCGTTCGTGTATGAGGAGCGCATTACCGTGTGGCGGGCCGTGAGCTTCGACGCGGCCGTCGCCCTGGCCGAGGCTGAAGCCGCCGAGTACGCGAACGAGGTTGACCGCAGCTACCTCGGCTTCGCGCAGGCATACCGCATGTTTGATGAGCTTGGCCACGGTGCCGAGGTCTACTCGCTAATGAGAGACAGTGAGCTTCCTCCGTACGCGTACCTGGCGGCGTTCTTCGACACCGGTGAGGAGCGGCAGGGGACCTTGGGTGAGCCAGCAGCCGATCAGCAGGTACAGCGGAGAAGCACGGCAAGCAACCACGAGGAACAAGGAACTACCAGTTGAGTTCCGTATTGGGCCGGATCGAACCGCCTTGCCGGCAATCCGTAGATCCAGGGCCCAGCAGACAAGATCCGGAACATGCACGGAATGATCAAGGGACGTGCCGGGCAGCCATCGGGCGTAGGTCCAGGTAGGACGATAATTGCCCCAGCAGGCGCTACACCCTTCCTAAACCGTGTGCTTGAAGGCCGACGGCAGCTCGCAGCGCAGGTTGTGATGGCCTGCTCTACTGACGGGATGCGTGCCCGCCTACTTTTCTGCGTTGCGTTGCTGGCTGCGGGCGTGATGACGGCAGGGACCGGACTCTTGGTCGCCTTGGGATACGTCGAGCAGCCCGGGCCCTTCAACGAGGCGATACTGGGAGCGCTCGGCGGGGCCATGGCCTCGGCTGGTTTCCACCGTTGGCGGAAGTACCGCTCCTCGGGCTTGGGGGCGCACACGGGGCACAAGACAGCGTGAAACGTCGGCAGCCAGTCAGCAGTGACGTGAGCCCAAGACGCGGCGGGACCAGCACGCCGAGCAGGCCGGCGCAGGTCGCGGGGAGGGGCCATCTAAGTTCCGCTTCAACGTCTCAAACCGGCCTGTCCCCACAGGCCAGGCGGTTGAGTCATTGGCAAGCGGCGCATGCAGCAGGCCCGAGTTTCGACTGGCGCATTCCGGAGCGATGTCGGCTGCAATCGTGGGGTCGGTCGTCGAGGACCGCGTCAGGAGGGTGAGGCGGTCGGAGTCGACGCCGGGTCGTAGTTGGCGTCGGATCGGAATAAGACGACGCCGCTCGCCGAGTCCAGCAAGTATGAGACTGACACGGACGAGCCTTCCTCGCCGTCGCTCCAATCGAGGCCGGTCCCGCCGCGCCACTCCGGTTCGGCGGGCAGCCAGGACGACAGCCGCGGGTGTGGCGCGACATCATCGGGGATGTCCACGTCCAAGGCTGTCGTCAATTCAGTCAGCCTGGCAACGTCTGCCGGCGCAACCCGGACCGCGCCCTCACGCACCAGGAAGAGGTCGCCAACGTTAAAGTCGCAGCGGCCGTTTTCTGTCCACTCCCACCAGTGGACCTCCAGGACCCGACCCAGCGGCTGCAGCGCCGGCTCGATCGGCGCGGTCTCGGTGTGCACGGATGCGTCGACCGTTACCTCCGGCTCCGGGCAGCTGAATGGCATAGAACAGCCGCCCTGGGACATCGATAGTGCGAACAGGGCAAGAACGCCCACCACACGGTGCCTCACGTCACTACCCGGACGAGCATTGTGGGTAGCCAGGAGTCGATCATCCGACCCATGGTACGGACGTCAGGCGCCAGTTATGGCAACAGATTCGATCGAGGACGCCCGCTGGCGGGAACGTGCGGACAATCGGTTGTTCGGCGGGAGGCAACTAGTACCTCACCGTCCGCGCGTGCAGAACCACTCGCGGACGAGCGCGGACGCGTGGTGCACAGAGTTAACGGTCAACAAGGCCGCCTCGGAAGCACCTCGACTGGGTGCGTGGCACCGATTCCCTGGCGCCCGGGCCTGCACGATCTGCTCCAGGACTGGGCCGGCACGAGTCGCTGGTCAGCTGCGGGCGTCGGCCGGCGCATGCAGCGTGAGGTGCGCGGACAGGGCGTTGAGGAAGTCGGGGGCGTCGAAGACCGCGCCGGCGGAGACGACGCCGGTTGCCCGGGTCCGGCCGGTGAGGAGGCGGTCGACGGCCTCCACCGCGAGCGGCGCGCTGATGGCGTAGATGTCCTGACCGGTGGCGGCCAGGCGGCGTTCCGTGTCGCCGGAGCGGACGGCGACGTCGATGACGAACGTCTGTGCGGAGCGGTTGCGCTCGTCGACGGCGGTCGGTGCCGTGGGGTTGGGGGAGAACAGGTCCGAGGCCGCCTTGGCGGTCATGTAGGTGCGGACCTCCGGCACGTCCAGGTGGCTGGGAACGGTGACGACGTCGGCCATGGTGAACTCACCGATGACGCTCTGCGGGCCGAGTGGGGCCGGGAAGGACCACTCCAGGGTCGGCAGCGCGTCGTCGTGGTACTGCAGCTGTCCGTCGGCGTAGCGGACCCGGCGGCCACCGCGCCGCTGCGACGAGACCGTGCCCGATGCGAGCGTGCCGTCGGTCGGGTGCCAGCTGCTCAGGCCGTAGGCGACGTGCACCTCGTCTGCAGCCGTCCAGTCGCCCATCGCGGTAGTGACCAGCAGGTCGCCGAGGCCGCCGAAAAAGGCCATCGCCGGGACCACCACGGTGCCTGCGGCGCGGGCGCGTTCCGCGAAGTGCGCGAACGTATCGACGTTCGCCTCGATCTCGGCCGCCACGTCGACGTACGGGATGCCGGCGCGCAGTGCCGCCTCGACCACCGGGCCGGCGGTGAAAGCGAACGGCCCGGCGGTGTTAATCACCGCGTCCACACCGTCCAGTGCGCGGTCGAGCGAGGCCGGATCGTCGACCGACGCCTGCCGGGCCTCAAGGTTCGGGTAGTCCCGCACCAGCGCCTGCAGCTTGTCCTGGTCGCGACCGAGCAGCAGCGGGACGTATCCGCGCTCCTGCAGTTCGGCGACCACGAACCGCCCGGTGTGCCCGTACGCGCCGTAGACCGCGACGTTTCCAACCGTTGCCATGTCCTGCTCCTCCGTGCTTGAAGTGATCCGCTGCTAGAGATCTTGGCCGTGTCGGCGGGCCCCTGCCAGTGTCCGGAACGACATGACCCGTACAATTCCCGACATGGCTGCTCTCTCGCGCTCCGTCGCTCTCGCCGTCACCGACCGGATGCTGCAATTCGAGCTGGCCCTGGCCTACGAGGTCTTCGGCTCAGCCCCGGACGCCGTGCGGAGCCCCTGGTACGACGTGAGCGTGTGCGGCACGCGGCCCGTGCGGGTCGGCAGGTTCCTGCTGGAGCCGGACTGCGGGCTCGACCGGCTGGCCCGCGCCGGCACTGTGATCGTCCCCGCCCTGGCGGACGTCGACGAGGACCCGCCGACCGAACTCGTCGAGGCGGTGCGCGCGGCCCACGAGGCGGGCGCGCGGGTCGTCTCCCTGTGCACGGGCGTGTTCGTGCTCGCCGCCGCGGGTCTGCTGGACGGGCTGCGGGCGACCACGCACTGGGCCCACACCGAGCAACTGGCCGCGCGCTACCCCCGGGTGACGGTCGACCCGGACGTGCTCTACGTCGACAACGGCAGCGTGCTCACCTCTGCGGGCAAGGCCGCGGCGATGGACCTGTGCCTGCATCTGGTCCGCCGCGACCACGGCTCGGCGATCGCCAACGTGGTCGCCCGCCGTCTGGTCGTGCCGCCCCACCGGGCCGGTGGTCAGGCCCAGTTCGTCACCACACCGGTACCCGCCCAGGACGGCCATCCCCTGTCCGAGCTGCTCCCGTGGGTGATGCGGCGGCTGGACCAGCCGCTCACCGTGGAGGACCTGGCCCGTCAGGCGAACATGAGCTCCCGCCACCTGGCC encodes:
- a CDS encoding glucose 1-dehydrogenase, whose translation is MTQLFSVEGKTVLVTGGSRGIGLMIAQGFVRAGAHVIISSRKADVCEAVAKELSAEGRCEAIPVDLGDDAGAEALAAAVRERVGHLDVLVNNAGATWGAPLESYPEAAFDKLWAVNVKAVFRLTTALLPALRAAASADDPARVINIGSIDGIRVPFMEVYAYSATKAAVHMLTRSLAHQLAGEQITVNAIAPGPFESKMMAFALNDPESRAAIEQQVPLGRIGRPEDMAGTAIYLSSRAGAYLTGAIIPVDGGITTHG
- a CDS encoding SsgA family sporulation/cell division regulator: MSVIRPTTVEVETSLRLVAPDATALPVRASLRYDPADPYAVHVLFHAESAGGEAVSWSFARELLVTGLDEPAGIGDVRVWPWATPRGDFVALALSSPDGNALFEVPRSVLVRFLRRTYVVVPRGREAEHLDVDTAVNRLLAGR
- a CDS encoding TIGR02611 family protein yields the protein MVTKGSSVDPLATSGPPKVAVRATKKRGYAVPMEQPGRAGRPAPDADRPGGVLVDGEPPRRPRWRERISVTLDLIRANPTGRIALKIFIAIAGAIVVTVGIALIPLPGPGWLLVIAGLGIWAVEYHWARRLLGFTRRHVHGWTQWVTRQSLAVRIVLGAVGLVFVATVVWLSLKYSLGIDVVAKVMHYLATH
- a CDS encoding saccharopine dehydrogenase family protein; its protein translation is MATVGNVAVYGAYGHTGRFVVAELQERGYVPLLLGRDQDKLQALVRDYPNLEARQASVDDPASLDRALDGVDAVINTAGPFAFTAGPVVEAALRAGIPYVDVAAEIEANVDTFAHFAERARAAGTVVVPAMAFFGGLGDLLVTTAMGDWTAADEVHVAYGLSSWHPTDGTLASGTVSSQRRGGRRVRYADGQLQYHDDALPTLEWSFPAPLGPQSVIGEFTMADVVTVPSHLDVPEVRTYMTAKAASDLFSPNPTAPTAVDERNRSAQTFVIDVAVRSGDTERRLAATGQDIYAISAPLAVEAVDRLLTGRTRATGVVSAGAVFDAPDFLNALSAHLTLHAPADARS
- a CDS encoding helix-turn-helix domain-containing protein yields the protein MAALSRSVALAVTDRMLQFELALAYEVFGSAPDAVRSPWYDVSVCGTRPVRVGRFLLEPDCGLDRLARAGTVIVPALADVDEDPPTELVEAVRAAHEAGARVVSLCTGVFVLAAAGLLDGLRATTHWAHTEQLAARYPRVTVDPDVLYVDNGSVLTSAGKAAAMDLCLHLVRRDHGSAIANVVARRLVVPPHRAGGQAQFVTTPVPAQDGHPLSELLPWVMRRLDQPLTVEDLARQANMSSRHLARHFHSVTGTTPLQWLLTQRIRRAQELLETTDDTVDTIASTAGMGTATTLRRHFHRTVGVPPDAYRRTFQA